From a single Candoia aspera isolate rCanAsp1 chromosome 2, rCanAsp1.hap2, whole genome shotgun sequence genomic region:
- the LOC134489908 gene encoding vomeronasal type-2 receptor 26-like — protein sequence MVSRVQLFLLLLLSHFPCEILMKKCPLNVIIEGKYKDNCYKPGDYLIGGILSTSNAFFQPYEFFKPPRHAFLRVNSLSFSHILPFLFAIHEINQSLRMLHNISLGYNLYENFFSSLMTYDAMMDFLSMGQENIPNYSCGRRKNVLAILEATDSELFHHISTMLSIYKIPQLHPFLRDFQLYNLSMDGVYLDENGDPAADFDIMHWAVFPNKSTAGVKVGRVERGTSSEVSLSINQGAIMWPTSFSQKVPLSRCSESCPPGHTKLKREGAPGCCYDCSPCMEGTIARQEDASSCSQCPDDQHSSKKRDQCVPKVVSFLSYEEMMGLILTLFALASSLTTSFVLGIFIKYQETPIVKANNRDLTYILLVSLLLSFLTSLLFIGQPKKLNCLLRQTTFSVVFSVAVSSLLAKTIMVVVAFLATKPGSRMRKWLGKTLAKSIVLSCSGVQVGICMIWLGISPPFPDADLHSQSGHIVLQCNEGSVIMFYSALGYIGFLAAICFLAAFLARNLPGTYNEAKCITFSMLVFCSVWLSFVPTYLSTKGKYMVAVQIFSILASSLGLLGCIFLPKCYIIILRPNMNTKEHLRI from the exons ATGGTATCTCGAGTGCAGCTGTTCCTGCTTCTCCTGCTGTCCCATTTTCCCTGTGAGATTCTGATGAAGAAATGTCCATTGAATGTGATAATTGAGGGAAAATACAAGGACAATTGCTACAAGCCTGGAGACTACCTGATTGGTGGAATCCTATCTACATCTAATGCTTTCTTCCAACCATATGAGTTCTTCAAGCCTCCGAGACATGCATTTCTACG TGTCAACAGTCTGAGCTTCAGCCACATCTTGCCTTTCTTGTTTGCTATTCATGAGATCAACCAGAGTCTGAGGATGCTCCACAATATCTCCCTGGGCTACAACCTCTATGAGAACTTTTTCAGCTCCCTAATGACGTACGATGCCATGATGGACTTTCTGTCTATGGGGCAGGAGAACATCCCAAACTACAGTTGTGGAAGAAGAAAGAATGTCTTGGCCATTCTTGAAGCGACTGATTCTGAGCTGTTCCATCACATTTCAACCATGCTGagcatctacaaaatcccacaA CTTCATCCTTTCCTGAGAGATTTCCAGCTTTACAATCTTTCCATGGATGGTGTTTATTTGGATGAGAATGGAGATCCCGCCGCTGATTTTGATATCATGCACTGGGCAGTCTTTCCCAACAAGTCTACTGCTGGGGTAAAAGTTGGGAGAGTAGAAAGAGGGACCTCTTCAGAAGTCAGCCTCTCTATCAATCAAGGTGCCATCATGTGGCCAACATCATTCAGCCAG AAGGTGCCTTTGTCGAGATGCTCAGAAAGCTGTCCTCCAGGACACACCAAACTCAAAAGGGAAGGTGCCCCAGGCTGCTGCTACGACTGTTCTCCGTGCATGGAAGGAACAATTGCCAGGCAAGAAG ATGCATCCAGTTGCAGCCAATGTCCAGATGACCAGCATTCTAGTAAGAAGCGAGATCAATGTGTCCCAAAGGTTGTAAGCTTCCTATCCTATGAAGAAATGATGGGTCTCATCTTGACTCTCTTTGCCCTTGCTTCTTCCCTAACCACCAGCTTTGttctgggaatcttcattaaataccAGGAAACCcccatagtcaaagccaacaaccgggacctcacctacattcttctggtttccctcctcctttccttcttgacctcccttCTATTCATTGGTCAACCCAAGAAACTGAACTGCCTTCTTCGACAAACCACCTTCAGTGTTGTATTCTCAGTTGCGGTGTCTTCCTTGCTGGCCAAGACCatcatggtggtggtggcctttctggccacaaagccaggcagcaggatgaggaaatggctggggaagacATTGGCCAAGTCCATTGTCTTGTCCTGCTCTGGGGTCCAGGTGGGCATCTGCATGATATGGCTGGgaatctctcccccattcccagatgctGATCTGCATTCCCAATCAGGACACATTGtgctgcagtgcaatgaaggctcagtcATCATGTTCTACTCTGCACTGGGCTACATAggctttctggctgccatctgcttcttggCAGCTTTCCTGGCCCGAAATCTGCCGGGCACCTACAACGAAGCCAAGtgtatcaccttcagcatgttggttttctGCAGCGTTTGGCTCTCCTTTGTCCCCacttacctgagcaccaaagggaaatacatggtggctgtgcagatcttctccatcctggcctccagcctgggcttactgggctgcatctttctccctaaatgctacatcattattCTGAGACCTAACATGAACACCAAGGAGCATTTACGGATATAA